From the Carya illinoinensis cultivar Pawnee chromosome 4, C.illinoinensisPawnee_v1, whole genome shotgun sequence genome, one window contains:
- the LOC122307609 gene encoding auxin efflux carrier component 8-like isoform X2: MISLADVYHVVEATVPLYVVMIIAYISVKWWKLFTPDQCAGINKFVAKYSIPLLSFQVISTNNPYKMNLKLILADLLQKLIAFLVLTAVTKVSSRGDLNWIITGISLSTLPNTLILGLPLLTAMYGDEAAVLLSQIIVLQSLIWYNLLLFLFELSATKGAAPVTPALEAPETEIPQQAQTKEEEEVKVEVARIRTARKTKTMLILLTVGKNFIRNPNTHATSIGLIWASIHYKWGITMPEIVEQSIIIISNGGIGMAMFSLGLFMASRVSIIACGKRMAVVAMGMKFLMGPALMALSSTAVGLRGKVFREAIVQAALPQGIVPFVFAKEYDINPDILSTGVIFGILISVPIALGYYFLLAL, from the exons ATGATTTCTCTAGCCGATGTTTATCATGTTGTGGAAGCCACAGTCCCATTATATGTTGTAATGATAATAGCCTACATCTCAGTGAAATGGTGGAAGCTTTTCACCCCAGATCAATGTGCAGGCATAAACAAGTTTGTGGCAAAATACTCGATTCCACTATTATCGTTCCAAGTGATCTCTACCAACAACCCCTACAAAATGAACCTCAAACTCATACTTGCAGACTTACTGCAGAAACTAATTGCCTTTCTGGTATTGACAGCAGTTACTAAAGTCAGCTCCCGAGGAGACTTGAATTGGATCATAACTGGTATCTCTTTGTCAACACTTCCCAACACTTTGATCCTAGGACTTCCACTGTTGACAGCCATGTATGGGGATGAAGCAGCTGTGCTCCTTTCCCAGATAATTGTCTTACAAAGCCTAATCTGGTACAAtctattgttgtttttatttgagCTCAGTGCCACGAAGGGAGCAGCCCCTGTAACACCAGCATTAGAAGCCCCAG AGACAGAAATCCCCCAGCAAGCacaaacaaaagaagaagaggaagtgaAAGTGGAGGTAGCGAGAATCAGGACTGCAAGGAAAACCAAAACCATGCTCATTCTGTTGACAGTGGGGAAGAACTTTATAAGAAACCCCAATACACATGCAACTTCAATTGGTCTAATTTGGGCAAGCATACATTACAA GTGGGGAATCACAATGCCAGAAATTGTCGAACAATCAataatcataatttcaaatgggGGAATTGGAATGGCAATGTTCAGCTTAG GTCTTTTCATGGCATCACGTGTTAGCATAATAGCATGTGGAAAACGAATGGCAGTGGTAGCCATGGGAATGAAGTTCTTGATGGGGCCTGCCTTAATGGCTCTGTCTTCAACTGCCGTTGGACTAAGGGGCAAAGTCTTTAGAGAGGCTATTGTGCAG GCGGCACTTCCTCAAGGAATTGTTCCATTTGTTTTCGCAAAAGAGTATGACATAAATCCGGACATATTAAGCACCGG GGTAATTTTTGGCATACTCATTTCCGTGCCAATAGCTTTAGGCTACTACTTCCTGCTAGCATTGTGA
- the LOC122308484 gene encoding V-type proton ATPase subunit d2 — translation MYGFEALTFNIHAGYLEAIVRGHRAGLLTAADYNNLCQCETLDDIKMHLSATEYGPYLQNEPSPLHTTTIVEKCTLKLVDDYKHMLCQATEPLSTFLEYITYGHMIDNVVLIVTGTLHERDVQELLEKCHPLGMFDSIATLAVAQNMRELYRLVLVDTPLAPYFSECITSEDLDDMNIEIMRNTLYKAYLEDFYRFCQKLGGATAEIMSDLLSFEADRRAVNISINSIGTELTRDDRKKLYSNFGLFYPYGHEELAVCEDIDQVRGVMEKYPPYQSIFSKLSYGESQMLDKAFYEEEVKRLCLAFEQQFHYGVFFAYMRLREQEIRNLMWISECVAQNQKSRVHDSVVFIF, via the exons ATGTACGGATTTGAAGCGCTCACCTTCAACATTCATGCTGGATACTTGGAGGCGATCGTCAGGGGCCACCGGGCTGGGCTGCTCACAGCCGCTGATTACAACAATCTGTGCCAGTGCGAAACCCTCGACGACATCAAGATGCACCTTTCCGCAACGGAGTACGGGCCTTACCTCCAGAACG AACCTTCCCCGTTGCATACAACAACCATTGTGGAGAAATGCACTCTTAAACTGGTTGATGATTATAAGCACATGTTATGCCAAGCGACAGAGCCCTTGTCAACCTTCTTAGAGTATATAAC ATACGGTCACATGATAGACAATGTTGTCCTGATTGTCACTGGAACCTTGCATGAGAGAGATGTTCAGGAGCTCTTGGAAAAATGCCATCCGTTGGGCATGTTTGACAG CATTGCTACCCTGGCAGTGGCGCAGAATATGCGAGAACTTTATAGGCTGGTTCTTGTTGACACACCATTGGCTCCGTACTTCTCTGAGTGTATCACATCAGAG GACTTGGATGACATGAACATCGAAATAATGAGGAACACCCTTTACAAGGCATATCTAGAGGATTTTTACAGGTTTTGCCAG AAACTTGGTGGTGCAACAGCAGAGATCATGTCTGACCTCCTCTCCTTCGAGGCTGACAGAAGGGCTGTCAATATTAGCATAAACAG CATTGGGACCGAGCTTACCCGCGATGATCGCAAAAAATTGTACTCTAACTTCGGTTTATT TTACCCCTATGGCCATGAGGAACTTGCCGTCTGTGAGGATATTGACCAG GTCCGTGGTGTTATGGAAAAATATCCTCCTTATCAgtctattttctcaaaattatctTATGGAGAGAGTCAGATGCTAGACAAGGCATTCTACGAAGAGGAGGTGAAAAGGCTTTGCTTAGCTTTCGAGCAGCAG TTCCATTATGGTGTTTTCTTCGCCTACATGAGGTTGAGGGAGCAGGAGATAAGGAACCTGATGTGGATTTCTGAATGTGTGGCTCAGAACCAGAAGTCCAGAGTTCATGACAGTGTTGTCTTCATATTTTAG
- the LOC122307609 gene encoding auxin efflux carrier component 8-like isoform X1, whose product MISLADVYHVVEATVPLYVVMIIAYISVKWWKLFTPDQCAGINKFVAKYSIPLLSFQVISTNNPYKMNLKLILADLLQKLIAFLVLTAVTKVSSRGDLNWIITGISLSTLPNTLILGLPLLTAMYGDEAAVLLSQIIVLQSLIWYNLLLFLFELSATKGAAPVTPALEAPVETEIPQQAQTKEEEEVKVEVARIRTARKTKTMLILLTVGKNFIRNPNTHATSIGLIWASIHYKWGITMPEIVEQSIIIISNGGIGMAMFSLGLFMASRVSIIACGKRMAVVAMGMKFLMGPALMALSSTAVGLRGKVFREAIVQAALPQGIVPFVFAKEYDINPDILSTGVIFGILISVPIALGYYFLLAL is encoded by the exons ATGATTTCTCTAGCCGATGTTTATCATGTTGTGGAAGCCACAGTCCCATTATATGTTGTAATGATAATAGCCTACATCTCAGTGAAATGGTGGAAGCTTTTCACCCCAGATCAATGTGCAGGCATAAACAAGTTTGTGGCAAAATACTCGATTCCACTATTATCGTTCCAAGTGATCTCTACCAACAACCCCTACAAAATGAACCTCAAACTCATACTTGCAGACTTACTGCAGAAACTAATTGCCTTTCTGGTATTGACAGCAGTTACTAAAGTCAGCTCCCGAGGAGACTTGAATTGGATCATAACTGGTATCTCTTTGTCAACACTTCCCAACACTTTGATCCTAGGACTTCCACTGTTGACAGCCATGTATGGGGATGAAGCAGCTGTGCTCCTTTCCCAGATAATTGTCTTACAAAGCCTAATCTGGTACAAtctattgttgtttttatttgagCTCAGTGCCACGAAGGGAGCAGCCCCTGTAACACCAGCATTAGAAGCCCCAG TAGAGACAGAAATCCCCCAGCAAGCacaaacaaaagaagaagaggaagtgaAAGTGGAGGTAGCGAGAATCAGGACTGCAAGGAAAACCAAAACCATGCTCATTCTGTTGACAGTGGGGAAGAACTTTATAAGAAACCCCAATACACATGCAACTTCAATTGGTCTAATTTGGGCAAGCATACATTACAA GTGGGGAATCACAATGCCAGAAATTGTCGAACAATCAataatcataatttcaaatgggGGAATTGGAATGGCAATGTTCAGCTTAG GTCTTTTCATGGCATCACGTGTTAGCATAATAGCATGTGGAAAACGAATGGCAGTGGTAGCCATGGGAATGAAGTTCTTGATGGGGCCTGCCTTAATGGCTCTGTCTTCAACTGCCGTTGGACTAAGGGGCAAAGTCTTTAGAGAGGCTATTGTGCAG GCGGCACTTCCTCAAGGAATTGTTCCATTTGTTTTCGCAAAAGAGTATGACATAAATCCGGACATATTAAGCACCGG GGTAATTTTTGGCATACTCATTTCCGTGCCAATAGCTTTAGGCTACTACTTCCTGCTAGCATTGTGA
- the LOC122307606 gene encoding FACT complex subunit SSRP1-like isoform X2 produces the protein MGVTWMKVPRTNQLGVRIKDGLYYKFTGFRDQDVTSLTNFFQKNCGITPEEKQLSVSGLNWGEVDLNGNMLTFLVGSKQAFEVSLADVSQTQLQGKNDVLLEFHVDDTTGANEKDSLMEISFHIPNSNTQFVGDENHPPAQVFRDKIISMADVGAGGEEAVVTFEGIAILTPRGRYNVELHLPFLRLQGQANDFKIQYSSVVRLFLLPKFNQPHTFVVVTLDPPIRKGQTLYPHIVLQFETDFVVDSTLSISEDLLNIKYKDKLEPSYKGLIHEVFTTVLRGLSGAKVTKPGKFRSCQDGYAVKSSLKAEDGVLYPLEKSFFFLPKPPTLILHEEIEYVEFERHAAGGSNMHYFDLLIRLRTEQEHLFRNIQRNEYHNLFDFISGKGLKIMNLGDIRTTDGVARVLQDEEDDAVDPHLERIKNQAGGDESDEEDEDFVADKDDGGSPTDDSGGEESDASESGDEKEKPAKKEIRKETSSSKATSSKKKSRDGDGDGSKKKKQKKKKDPNAPKRAMTGFMFFSQMERENVKKSNPGIQFTEVGRVLGDKWKKMTAEEKEPYEAKALQDKKRYQVEISGYKNPQLVDIDSGNESDSA, from the exons ATGGGGGTGACATGGATGAAGGTCCCTAGGACAAATCAACTAGGTGTTCGGATCAAAGATGGGTTATACTATAAGTTCACTGGGTTCCGAGACCAG GATGTCACTAGTTTGAccaatttctttcaaaaaaattgtGGTATAACCCCGGAAGAGAAGCAACTTTCTGTCAGTGGTCTTAATTGGGGAGAAGTTGATTTAAATG GTAATATGCTGACATTTTTGGTAGGTTCAAAGCAAGCATTTGAGGTATCTCTCGCAGATGTTTCACAAACTCAGCTTCAAGGGAAAAATGATGTACTCTTAGAGTTCCATGTGGATGATACAACTGGAGCTAATGAG AAAGATTCATTGATGGAGATAAGTTTTCATATACCTAATTCTAACACCCAATTTGTTGGTGATGAGAATCATCCTCCTGCTCAG GTTTTCCGTGACAAAATCATATCAATGGCAGATGTTGGTGCTGGAGGCGAAGAAGCTGTGGTTACCTTTGAGGGCATTGCAATCCTCACGCCAAG GGGTCGTTACAATGTTGAACTTCATCTTCCGTTCTTACGGCTTCAAGGACAGGCTAATGATTTCAAGATTCAATACAGCAGTGTTGTTCGTCTGTTTTTACTTCCTAAG TTTAACCAGCCACATACCTTCGTTGTTGTTACTCTTGATCCACCAATCCGTAAAGGGCAAACTTTGTACCCACATATTGTGTTGCAG TTTGAAACTGACTTTGTAGTTGATAGCACCCTGTCAATAAGTGAAGATCTTTTGAACATCAAGTACAAAGACAAGTTAGAACCATCATATAAG GGACTTATTCATGAAGTGTTCACCACAGTATTGCGTGGCTTGTCCGGTGCCAAagttactaaaccaggaaaatTCCGTAGCTGTCAAGATGGTTATGCAGTGAAGTCATCATTGAAGGCTGAAGATGGAGTCTTGTATCCCCTTGAAAAgagtttcttctttcttcccaaaCCTCCTACACTCATTCTTCATGAAGAG ATTGAGTATGTTGAATTTGAGCGGCATGCTGCTGGCGGCTCAAATATGCATTACTTCGATCTTCTTATAAGGCTGAGAACTGAGCAAGAGCATCTATTTCGGAACATCCAGAGGAATGAATACCATAATCTTTTTGATTTCATCAg TGGGAAGGGATTGAAAAttatgaacctgggagatattCGAACCACCGATGGCGTGGCACGTGTTCTTCaggatgaagaagatgatgctgTTGACCCACATCTTGAGCGCATTAAGAATCAAGCTGGTGGAGATGAGAGTGATGAAGAG GATGAAGATTTTGTTGCTGACAAAGATGATGGAGGTTCTCCAACTGATGATTCTGGAGGGGAGGAATCTGATGCTAGTGAAAGTGGAGATGAGAAAGAG AAGCCTGCAAAAAAGGAAATCAGAAAAGAGACCTCATCTTCCAAAGCAACTTCTTCTAAGAAGAAATCTAgggatggagatggagatggttcaaaaaagaagaaacagaaaaagaaaaaggatccGAATGCACCAAAGAGGGCAATGACAGGTTTCATGTTCTTCTCACAAATGGAAAGAGAG AATGTAAAGAAAAGCAACCCTGGAATTCAGTTTACGGAGGTGGGGAGGGTACTTGGAGATAAGTGGAAAAAGATGACTG CAGAGGAGAAAGAACCATATGAAGCAAAGGCTCTTCAAGACAAAAAGCGTTACCAGGTGGAAATCAGTGGGTACAAGAACCCGCAATTGGTGGATATAGATTCTGGGAATGAGTCTGATAGCGCATAG
- the LOC122307606 gene encoding FACT complex subunit SSRP1-like isoform X3 translates to MTDGHLFNNVSLGGRGGTNPGQLKVHSGGILWKKQGGGKAIEVDKADIMGVTWMKVPRTNQLGVRIKDGLYYKFTGFRDQDVTSLTNFFQKNCGITPEEKQLSVSGLNWGEVDLNGNMLTFLVGSKQAFEVSLADVSQTQLQGKNDVLLEFHVDDTTGANEKDSLMEISFHIPNSNTQFVGDENHPPAQVFRDKIISMADVGAGGEEAVVTFEGIAILTPRGRYNVELHLPFLRLQGQANDFKIQYSSVVRLFLLPKFNQPHTFVVVTLDPPIRKGQTLYPHIVLQFETDFVVDSTLSISEDLLNIKYKDKLEPSYKGLIHEVFTTVLRGLSGAKVTKPGKFRSCQDGYAVKSSLKAEDGVLYPLEKSFFFLPKPPTLILHEEIEYVEFERHAAGGSNMHYFDLLIRLRTEQEHLFRNIQRNEYHNLFDFISGKGLKIMNLGDIRTTDGVARVLQDEEDDAVDPHLERIKNQAGGDESDEEDEDFVADKDDGGSPTDDSGGEESDASESGDEKEKPAKKEIRKETSSSKATSSKKKSRDGDGDGSKKKKQKKKKDPNAPKRAMTGFMFFSQMERELLSCMALG, encoded by the exons ATGACCGACGGCCACCTTTTCAACAATGTTTCTCTCGGAGGTCGTGGAGGCACT AATCCGGGGCAGCTTAAGGTACATTCAGGAGGGATTTTGTGGAAGAAACAAGGAGGTGGTAAGGCAATCGAAGTTGATAAAGCTGACATCATGGGGGTGACATGGATGAAGGTCCCTAGGACAAATCAACTAGGTGTTCGGATCAAAGATGGGTTATACTATAAGTTCACTGGGTTCCGAGACCAG GATGTCACTAGTTTGAccaatttctttcaaaaaaattgtGGTATAACCCCGGAAGAGAAGCAACTTTCTGTCAGTGGTCTTAATTGGGGAGAAGTTGATTTAAATG GTAATATGCTGACATTTTTGGTAGGTTCAAAGCAAGCATTTGAGGTATCTCTCGCAGATGTTTCACAAACTCAGCTTCAAGGGAAAAATGATGTACTCTTAGAGTTCCATGTGGATGATACAACTGGAGCTAATGAG AAAGATTCATTGATGGAGATAAGTTTTCATATACCTAATTCTAACACCCAATTTGTTGGTGATGAGAATCATCCTCCTGCTCAG GTTTTCCGTGACAAAATCATATCAATGGCAGATGTTGGTGCTGGAGGCGAAGAAGCTGTGGTTACCTTTGAGGGCATTGCAATCCTCACGCCAAG GGGTCGTTACAATGTTGAACTTCATCTTCCGTTCTTACGGCTTCAAGGACAGGCTAATGATTTCAAGATTCAATACAGCAGTGTTGTTCGTCTGTTTTTACTTCCTAAG TTTAACCAGCCACATACCTTCGTTGTTGTTACTCTTGATCCACCAATCCGTAAAGGGCAAACTTTGTACCCACATATTGTGTTGCAG TTTGAAACTGACTTTGTAGTTGATAGCACCCTGTCAATAAGTGAAGATCTTTTGAACATCAAGTACAAAGACAAGTTAGAACCATCATATAAG GGACTTATTCATGAAGTGTTCACCACAGTATTGCGTGGCTTGTCCGGTGCCAAagttactaaaccaggaaaatTCCGTAGCTGTCAAGATGGTTATGCAGTGAAGTCATCATTGAAGGCTGAAGATGGAGTCTTGTATCCCCTTGAAAAgagtttcttctttcttcccaaaCCTCCTACACTCATTCTTCATGAAGAG ATTGAGTATGTTGAATTTGAGCGGCATGCTGCTGGCGGCTCAAATATGCATTACTTCGATCTTCTTATAAGGCTGAGAACTGAGCAAGAGCATCTATTTCGGAACATCCAGAGGAATGAATACCATAATCTTTTTGATTTCATCAg TGGGAAGGGATTGAAAAttatgaacctgggagatattCGAACCACCGATGGCGTGGCACGTGTTCTTCaggatgaagaagatgatgctgTTGACCCACATCTTGAGCGCATTAAGAATCAAGCTGGTGGAGATGAGAGTGATGAAGAG GATGAAGATTTTGTTGCTGACAAAGATGATGGAGGTTCTCCAACTGATGATTCTGGAGGGGAGGAATCTGATGCTAGTGAAAGTGGAGATGAGAAAGAG AAGCCTGCAAAAAAGGAAATCAGAAAAGAGACCTCATCTTCCAAAGCAACTTCTTCTAAGAAGAAATCTAgggatggagatggagatggttcaaaaaagaagaaacagaaaaagaaaaaggatccGAATGCACCAAAGAGGGCAATGACAGGTTTCATGTTCTTCTCACAAATGGAAAGAGAG TTATTGTCGTGCATGGCACTCGGTTAG
- the LOC122307606 gene encoding FACT complex subunit SSRP1-like isoform X1, translating into MTDGHLFNNVSLGGRGGTNPGQLKVHSGGILWKKQGGGKAIEVDKADIMGVTWMKVPRTNQLGVRIKDGLYYKFTGFRDQDVTSLTNFFQKNCGITPEEKQLSVSGLNWGEVDLNGNMLTFLVGSKQAFEVSLADVSQTQLQGKNDVLLEFHVDDTTGANEKDSLMEISFHIPNSNTQFVGDENHPPAQVFRDKIISMADVGAGGEEAVVTFEGIAILTPRGRYNVELHLPFLRLQGQANDFKIQYSSVVRLFLLPKFNQPHTFVVVTLDPPIRKGQTLYPHIVLQFETDFVVDSTLSISEDLLNIKYKDKLEPSYKGLIHEVFTTVLRGLSGAKVTKPGKFRSCQDGYAVKSSLKAEDGVLYPLEKSFFFLPKPPTLILHEEIEYVEFERHAAGGSNMHYFDLLIRLRTEQEHLFRNIQRNEYHNLFDFISGKGLKIMNLGDIRTTDGVARVLQDEEDDAVDPHLERIKNQAGGDESDEEDEDFVADKDDGGSPTDDSGGEESDASESGDEKEKPAKKEIRKETSSSKATSSKKKSRDGDGDGSKKKKQKKKKDPNAPKRAMTGFMFFSQMERENVKKSNPGIQFTEVGRVLGDKWKKMTAEEKEPYEAKALQDKKRYQVEISGYKNPQLVDIDSGNESDSA; encoded by the exons ATGACCGACGGCCACCTTTTCAACAATGTTTCTCTCGGAGGTCGTGGAGGCACT AATCCGGGGCAGCTTAAGGTACATTCAGGAGGGATTTTGTGGAAGAAACAAGGAGGTGGTAAGGCAATCGAAGTTGATAAAGCTGACATCATGGGGGTGACATGGATGAAGGTCCCTAGGACAAATCAACTAGGTGTTCGGATCAAAGATGGGTTATACTATAAGTTCACTGGGTTCCGAGACCAG GATGTCACTAGTTTGAccaatttctttcaaaaaaattgtGGTATAACCCCGGAAGAGAAGCAACTTTCTGTCAGTGGTCTTAATTGGGGAGAAGTTGATTTAAATG GTAATATGCTGACATTTTTGGTAGGTTCAAAGCAAGCATTTGAGGTATCTCTCGCAGATGTTTCACAAACTCAGCTTCAAGGGAAAAATGATGTACTCTTAGAGTTCCATGTGGATGATACAACTGGAGCTAATGAG AAAGATTCATTGATGGAGATAAGTTTTCATATACCTAATTCTAACACCCAATTTGTTGGTGATGAGAATCATCCTCCTGCTCAG GTTTTCCGTGACAAAATCATATCAATGGCAGATGTTGGTGCTGGAGGCGAAGAAGCTGTGGTTACCTTTGAGGGCATTGCAATCCTCACGCCAAG GGGTCGTTACAATGTTGAACTTCATCTTCCGTTCTTACGGCTTCAAGGACAGGCTAATGATTTCAAGATTCAATACAGCAGTGTTGTTCGTCTGTTTTTACTTCCTAAG TTTAACCAGCCACATACCTTCGTTGTTGTTACTCTTGATCCACCAATCCGTAAAGGGCAAACTTTGTACCCACATATTGTGTTGCAG TTTGAAACTGACTTTGTAGTTGATAGCACCCTGTCAATAAGTGAAGATCTTTTGAACATCAAGTACAAAGACAAGTTAGAACCATCATATAAG GGACTTATTCATGAAGTGTTCACCACAGTATTGCGTGGCTTGTCCGGTGCCAAagttactaaaccaggaaaatTCCGTAGCTGTCAAGATGGTTATGCAGTGAAGTCATCATTGAAGGCTGAAGATGGAGTCTTGTATCCCCTTGAAAAgagtttcttctttcttcccaaaCCTCCTACACTCATTCTTCATGAAGAG ATTGAGTATGTTGAATTTGAGCGGCATGCTGCTGGCGGCTCAAATATGCATTACTTCGATCTTCTTATAAGGCTGAGAACTGAGCAAGAGCATCTATTTCGGAACATCCAGAGGAATGAATACCATAATCTTTTTGATTTCATCAg TGGGAAGGGATTGAAAAttatgaacctgggagatattCGAACCACCGATGGCGTGGCACGTGTTCTTCaggatgaagaagatgatgctgTTGACCCACATCTTGAGCGCATTAAGAATCAAGCTGGTGGAGATGAGAGTGATGAAGAG GATGAAGATTTTGTTGCTGACAAAGATGATGGAGGTTCTCCAACTGATGATTCTGGAGGGGAGGAATCTGATGCTAGTGAAAGTGGAGATGAGAAAGAG AAGCCTGCAAAAAAGGAAATCAGAAAAGAGACCTCATCTTCCAAAGCAACTTCTTCTAAGAAGAAATCTAgggatggagatggagatggttcaaaaaagaagaaacagaaaaagaaaaaggatccGAATGCACCAAAGAGGGCAATGACAGGTTTCATGTTCTTCTCACAAATGGAAAGAGAG AATGTAAAGAAAAGCAACCCTGGAATTCAGTTTACGGAGGTGGGGAGGGTACTTGGAGATAAGTGGAAAAAGATGACTG CAGAGGAGAAAGAACCATATGAAGCAAAGGCTCTTCAAGACAAAAAGCGTTACCAGGTGGAAATCAGTGGGTACAAGAACCCGCAATTGGTGGATATAGATTCTGGGAATGAGTCTGATAGCGCATAG
- the LOC122307607 gene encoding probable E3 ubiquitin ligase complex SCF subunit sconB, whose product MAEADPSRPLSTTRITDVDVDSLAHCAGYLNLQDLSNLAMSCKYFKRVAYSDSIWLRWLRDSWPDHILSSSSQALEVRDAYMARRTALQQFKFVDPFVADFYTVPQPYSHVVMDKNDVVFSQGSMIGMMKIDSCLSGRQSFIMRSDHNARITCMRLFSLGGTSLFKSDAPGSENILVTSSCDHTIRLWWKGSCQRCFRGHNGPVSILSDKLLGEVGGKVLASGGEDATVRLWSLNSSGKRGQQALKATLYGHEKPVKLMSVAGHKISLLVTISKNSKVRVWDTATSSAVRSSCCVGMASVAGAPVKMKCHESMVYVAAGSSVISIDLRTMQKVLTAAVYQPNLYSFEIMPSKSLICTGGNGSVMLWDIRRNQETLTPGPIAELESHRGPVTFLHMDPYKIVTGGPEDSYVNVLETDTFTQTNSLICCSTEEASTSSGCAGLAVNGYQIVTASYGEEHGLLRFRDFANAACPVVESGDERASKFWDPQSYSDSGGSDC is encoded by the exons ATGGCGGAGGCAGATCCATCACGACCACTATCGACGACAAGGATAACGGATGTGGACGTGGACTCGCTGGCTCACTGTGCCGGCTACCTCAACCTACAGGACCTCTCCAACTTGGCCATGTCCTGCAAATACTTCAAACGCGTCGCCTATTCTGACTCCATCTGGCTCCGCTGGttaag GGACAGTTGGCCTGATCACATACTTTCCAGCTCCTCACAAGCATTGGAAGTGAGGGATGCATACATGGCGAGGCGCACAGCATTGCAGCAGTTCAAGTTTGTTGATCCCTTTGTTGCCGACTTCTATACAGTTCCGCAACCTTACAGCCATGTAGTAATGGAcaaaaatgatgttgtcttcTCACAG GGCTCAATGATAGGAATGATGAAAATCGATAGCTGTTTAAGCGGAAGGCAATCTTTCATCATGCGAAGTGATCATAATGCAAGAATTACTTGTATGAG ATTGTTTTCCCTTGGTGGAACTTCTTTATTTAAAAGTGATGCACCAGGTAGTGAAAATATTTTGGTCACCTCAAGCTGCGATCACACCATTCGTCTATGGTGGAAG GGTTCTTGCCAACGTTGTTTTAGAGGTCACAATGGCCCAGTCTCTATCTTGTCCGATAAATTGTTAGGTGAGGTTGGTGGAAAAGTATTGGCAAGTGGAGGTGAAGATGCTACTGTTCGCCTTTGGTCCCTTAACTCTAGTGGCAAGCGTGGCCAGCAGGCGCTAAAGGCTACTCTGTATGGGCATGAAAAACCTGTAAAGTTAATGTCAGTTGCTGG GcataaaatttctcttttggTGACCATTTCGAAAAATTCCAAG GTGAGGGTTTGGGATACAGCAACATCATCTGCCGTTCGTTCATCATGCTGCGTGGGCATGGCATCTGTTGCTGGCGCTCCAGTAAAGATGAAGTGCCATGAATCCATGGTCTATGTTGCTGCTGGTTCCTCTGTCATTTCAATTGATTTGAGGACAATGCAAAAGGTTTTGACTGCGGCTGTTTATCAGCCAAATTTGTACTCGTTTGAGATAATGCCTTCAAAATCATTAATCTGCACAGGTGGTAATGGCAG CGTAATGCTTTGGGATATTAGGAGAAACCAGGAGACACTAACCCCAGGACCAATAGCGGAGTTGGAGAGCCACAGGGGCCCAGTAACATTCTTGCACATGGATCCGTACAAAATAGTTACAGGAGGCCCAGAGGATTCTTACGTTAATGTTTTGGAGACTGATACTTTTACACAAACAAACTCATTGATTTGCTGTTCTACCGAGGAAGCAAGTACAAGCTCTGGTTGTGCCGGCCTGGCTGTAAACGGGTATCAAATTGTTACTGCTAGCTATGGTGAAGAACATGGACTTCTCCGTTTCAGGGACTTCGCCAATGCTGCTTGTCCCGTTGTCGAATCTGGAGATGAACGTGCTTCAAAATTTTGGGATCCACAATCTTATAGTGATTCTGGTGGCTCAGATTGCTGA